One region of Cystobacter ferrugineus genomic DNA includes:
- a CDS encoding tryptophan 2,3-dioxygenase: MLEFMNKRELEPGIFTDLAGRTTYGEYLQLERLLSAQVPRSQPPHHDELLFIIQHQTSELWMKLLVHELEAVIRYVQKDELEPSFKIFSRVGHIQRMLFEQWSVLETLTPNEYLEFRGALGQASGFQSHQYRALEFLLGHKNEATLAPFRHSPTEHAQLERLLESPSVYDEFLRHLSRKGFAVPVDRIERDWRQPYEKSAGVMEIFRIIYENPERHWDAYEMCEKLVDVEERFQLWRYRHMMTVMRVIGFKPGTGGSSGVGFLRKALDLRFFPELWDVRTELVPPGAR; encoded by the coding sequence ATGCTGGAATTCATGAACAAGCGCGAGCTGGAGCCTGGAATCTTTACCGACCTGGCCGGTCGGACCACCTATGGCGAGTATCTGCAGCTGGAGCGATTGCTCTCCGCGCAGGTCCCCCGCTCGCAACCCCCCCATCACGACGAGCTGCTCTTCATCATCCAGCACCAGACGAGCGAGCTGTGGATGAAGTTGCTCGTCCATGAGCTGGAAGCCGTCATCCGCTACGTGCAGAAGGACGAGCTGGAGCCCTCCTTCAAGATCTTCTCCCGGGTGGGCCACATCCAGCGGATGCTCTTCGAGCAGTGGAGTGTCCTGGAGACGCTCACGCCCAACGAATATCTCGAGTTCCGCGGCGCGCTCGGGCAGGCGTCCGGCTTTCAGAGCCATCAATACCGGGCGCTGGAGTTCCTCCTGGGCCACAAGAACGAGGCCACGCTCGCTCCCTTCCGACACTCTCCCACCGAGCATGCGCAGCTCGAGCGTCTGTTGGAGTCCCCCAGCGTGTATGACGAATTCCTGCGCCACCTGTCGCGCAAGGGGTTCGCCGTGCCAGTGGATCGCATCGAGCGGGATTGGCGTCAGCCCTACGAGAAGAGCGCCGGGGTGATGGAGATCTTCCGGATCATCTACGAGAACCCCGAGCGTCATTGGGACGCCTATGAGATGTGCGAGAAGCTGGTGGACGTGGAGGAGCGTTTCCAGCTCTGGCGCTACCGTCACATGATGACGGTGATGCGTGTCATCGGCTTCAAGCCCGGCACGGGGGGCTCCTCGGGGGTGGGGTTCCTGCGCAAGGCGTTGGATTTGCGCTTCTTCCC